tccctccttcctcctcctcctcctcctccttcattactttcccctctcttctctcctcgccgcattccttcatctcctttttccttctctccctctctccctccctcttttttttcctccttccctccctccctcgcccaagTTAGTGCAtgattcccttcattttttttttcttccttaaacaTTGGAGGGAGTTTgcattccttttctctcactcatcctttcttcatcttctttgttttcatcatctttgttttctttttgtctttcttcctcttttggtttctttgttttcttcgttttcttctctttcttcctttttctttccttcctgtcttcctttttgcttgctctacttccttctcttccttcctctttgattCCTttgtcttcatccctttcttcttttcccttgcattcccagatcttcctttttttcttcaatctctttattccttttttttatattgttctcCTTGTCTATGtcattatctcttctttttctcctccttatctctcttcttctttctccatctactttccccttttctctcctttcctctttctcatttatcaTGCTCTccccctgttttccttccttcttcctccttctcccctttttctaccttgcttcctctcgtcctccctcccttcctcttctctccatctcttttgtttcctttccttcactgtcttcccctctctgtcttctcccccatttctctccctccctatctctccctttctctccctttctctcattccttggcAGTAGTGTaattctccccccttctctccccctttcctctctccctctattacTCTATACCCAGtggtccttcctctctctctttcctcctccccttacctcctcttccctttccccatctcttACCATGCATGCCCTGAGTCACGCAcggccccctctcccctccttcctctctcttccctcctccagccctctccttccccttccctccatatacccctccttcttcttcatatcccccttcctctcttcttcccctctccctcctctcctcctcttcctccggctTGCCCAACTCATTAGCGCATGCCCGAAATACAGCTAATGTCTCACCTGCCCGCCCAGGTGAGCCGCAGGTGTGCCGGCCAGGTGACTGCTTGTTAGGGGGGCGGCCACGCGTACTGCAGGGAGGGGccgtcagggagggagggagggagggagggagggggaggttggtGAAGGGTAGGGCGTGAGGGCGGGCTTCATGGTGTTCCTGGCTACTTACTGAAGGCCGCCGCCTGCCCGTCGTCAGGGGGGCGTGGGCAcgacagggaggggggaggaggcatGGGCGCCAGGGTGGCCGGAGATGAGTGAGATCAGCGCCACGACCACCGCGGGGAGGCACGGGGCCTGGGGGCGGGGCCGTGGGTGTGCCGGGGACGTGACGGGGTTGCTGCGGGGAGTGACGCACCCCGGCAATGACTGTGTGGCCCCGTGACGGGCTGACGGGGCGACGGGCactgcatgacacacacacacacacacacacacacacacacacaaggtggaTGTATATATAGCCACCCACTTTTCTATTTATAATTGTATATATTGGCATAAATTGTTACTATAAACATTGTATACTTTTCggtttctctgtgtctgtgtgtgtgtgtgtgtgtgtgtgtgtgtgtgtgtgtgtgtgagagtgtgtttaAATGGGCCGTCGCGTGCCAGGCCGCCGTAGTCAGCGCCGCGGGTCTGAGGCAGCCGTGTAACCTTTGTGTCTCCCGCCGCCGCCCGGCAGACGGagacgcagcagcagcagccgcagGGCGCCGCCCCTTGGTCGCCCCCCGCCTCGGAGTGCTCGTCACCGCCGGGTGCCAGCACGCCCACGGGCTACCAGACCTCCGCCCCGAGCTCACGTGAGGGTTCCCCAACGCCCCGGAAGAAGGTGGCGCGGCGCCCCGCGGGGCAGGTGAGTGGCGGGGGCATGGTGGAGGCAGGGCGGGGTGAGGCACCGCAGGGCACCGCGATGTGGCGGACTCGACCAGAAGCCACCAGTGAGAGGGTCGTGCCGCCCTGGGCTGAGCCGGACGCCCAGGCGCCCCCGCCGCCCTCACAGCTGCACCACGCCCTCTCGCCGCCCCCCCAGCGGCGCCAGATGAAGCCTGCAGCACCCACGTCCTCGGCCGTGGAGGCCACGCCGTCGCCGACACACTTCAACCGGCCGGCGCCGGGCTCCAGCCCCGTGGCGGGCCGGCGATCTCTCTTCCGCAACAACGCCCCGCACCGCGCACGCTCCGTGGACTCAATCCCGCGCAACCCGCCCTGGACCGAGCACAAGCTGCGCCACACCCCGAGGACCGAGTCGCCGCTGACCAAGGCCACGTCCTCCACGGCGCTGGAGAAGAACGTGGAGTACATCATCCCCATCAGCACGGAGACGCGCGACGCGCCGGAGCTCAACGGCGGGTGTCCCGCCCCGGGCGTCGACGTGCTGCAACAATCGTCCTCCACGCCGGTCAGCGCCAGCCCCGCCGCCGATGGTCAGCCCGGCCCTGGCAGCCTGCCGCAGGAGCAGAGTTCCCCCACGCCTTGGCGTAAGAATGTGGCTGGCCGGGCGGGGGCTGccaacgtcacacacacacagcagcaacagcagcccgCGCCTGCCCGGCCTACCGCCAGTCCCGTCCCTGACAGTGCGCGCTCAGCCACCGGAGGTCCCGCGGCCCCGCCCACCCAGCAGGCGCCCTGGAGGAGACCCGCGGCGGAGGCTGACCCGCCGTCACAGACCCCCGCAGGCAAGGCCACCCCCGTCACCCAGCAGCCCGCCAGCCAGGAGCCAGCACAGGCAGACGCGCAGCCCAGTTGGCGAAAACAGCGAACAAAACCTCGCCAGGGAGATACGTCAGGGACACCTGCTGCGTCCGCTGCCTCCACCCAGCCCTCGGCCTCCTACTCCGTTAGTGGAACAACCTCTCAGTCTGTGACGCACGCCGCTGCCGCTACTACTGCATTTAGTGCTACCACTGCCACCACGGTTGTCGGTCCCCCCGCCAAGGCCACCGGCAAGTCTGCCCCACAAGTACCGGTTACCGCCGACAAACCAGTATCCGCTGCGCCAGTAGCTACCTTGACAGCTTCGCCTCAGCCGCCGTTCACAACGCCCGCACACCCTGGTGCTGCAGACGTTCAACAGTCAGCCGTCCTGCTAagctcttcacctccttcccgggCCCCTGCTAAGGCCCAGCAAAGCGCCCCCTCTTTGTCAGGCACCGCTCCCAGCACTGCTGCCGTGACACAGCCAAAAGGGCCGACGCCTGGAACCTGGTCCCCCGCCGCGCCTCCTGAGCCCCCTCAACGGGGTGAGTCAAGCAGTGCGTCCATCAGGAGCAGACGAGACATCCCTCACTCACCGACGCCGCCAGCACCTTCACCAACGGCCGCGGCGTCCAGACCCTCCGCGGCGGACCATCCCGCTGAGTCACAGCAGGCCCGCAAGCCTGACGCTGCGCCAGTACCGTTGCCGCCTCAGGAAGCAACAGGTGCGGCGCCTCAGACCACGCCAGGCCTAGTTGGCGGCCGCGTTTCCCCCACACCCACGATGCCCATCCCAACACCGCTCTCTGAGCCCAGTGCCAACCTGCTGAAGGCTGCCGGGCTGACGCCATCACCCCAAACAGCACCAGGGGACACGGGCAGCGAAAAGACGCCCCTTCAAGCAGATACCCCCCAAGACATCCACCAAGAGATGATGTCACCCGTTCCtccgcctcccccgccacccacAGGAGGGATAATACCCCCGGGAAGGATCGAGACCAGTCCATTCCCGCCACCACCCCCGAGTCTCGCCACTGAGGGAAGAATGGCAGGCCTTCCGCCGCCCATGCAACTGCCGGAgtgggaggagggcaaggaggactACGTGCGTGAGTCAGTGACGAAGCGCATCAAGGCCTTTGAGAAGCAGGCGTCCAAGGAGGAAGATGACCTACCCCTCACAGAGCGCCTCCTGCCCCCCGCCCGCCCCGTGGCCCCCTGGGTGAAGAAGACATCCACCGGCGCCGTCCAGCATGACACATACTGGGACATGACATCCCCGGAGGAGCCTAGTGGAGGCGCCCCCATGCCCGCCCCTCCCCCAGCCCAAGCCCCAGCACCTGCACCTGCCCCAGCACCTGCCCCAGCACCTGCCCCAGCACCAGCACCTTCCccagccccgcccccgcccccccagaccgcacacgcacacacgcaagtgAAGAAAGTCGAGCGAACGATGTCCCCGTCCAGGCCAACCCAGTCTAAGGTACCAGTCCGGACTCACACGCACTCACACGTCCTCCAGATGCATTCCTCTAACGCAACGCCCTTAGAACGCATTCACAGTTAATACTAatcatacttacacacacacaacgctcTCTCTTTCTGCGCTCTCCCTTTGCGCGGTCTTACTCTTAGCGTCTTCATAACCTTTTGAATTCAGCGGCTCCGAATTATGCGCTTACTTATAATAACGCTCTCAAAATCATCGTTCTCATAACCCTTTGAGTCTTAGCGCTTTCCCTCTCAGCGTTCTCATAACCCTTCGACTCTTAGCGCTTTCCCTCTCAGCGTTCTCATAACCCTTCGACTCTTAGCGCTTTCCCTCTCAGCGTTCTCATAATCCTTTCTGTTTTAGCGGTTTCACGTTTAGTGCTCATTCACAACGCTCTCATATTTACTTctatcttctgtctttctttatcttgtcaTGCGTTTCtgtcctttcgttctcttcctaaTTTGAGAGTTTTCTGCTGCCGTGCGAAGAGTGAGTTTGATGGGATTAATGTAGTGATGAAGTTGATGTACTCTGCTCTTGAGGCACTTGAAAACCGTATTCgctgttgctcttgttgttgtgttCTTCTCTCGCTGCACGACGAAACGAAACTTGCTCTTTGATTCGTGTATGCGTTGTTGTGACTAATTTCGTGTTTTGGTGAAGAGATACTAAAAActgctctgttgtt
The nucleotide sequence above comes from Eriocheir sinensis breed Jianghai 21 chromosome 17, ASM2467909v1, whole genome shotgun sequence. Encoded proteins:
- the LOC126999806 gene encoding proline-rich protein 36-like isoform X6, translated to MEPTAWDIRKAAIQAAEKHLVSKPAWQLGARRVPKSPPTGQAAQMPATPPGPPQPQPPSRFPPVVSCRSSEVVTGAPKTETQQQQPQGAAPWSPPASECSSPPGASTPTGYQTSAPSSREGSPTPRKKVARRPAGQVSGGGMVEAGRGEAPQGTAMWRTRPEATSERVVPPWAEPDAQAPPPPSQLHHALSPPPQRRQMKPAAPTSSAVEATPSPTHFNRPAPGSSPVAGRRSLFRNNAPHRARSVDSIPRNPPWTEHKLRHTPRTESPLTKATSSTALEKNVEYIIPISTETRDAPELNGGCPAPGVDVLQQSSSTPVSASPAADGQPGPGSLPQEQSSPTPWRKNVAGRAGAANVTHTQQQQQPAPARPTASPVPDSARSATGGPAAPPTQQAPWRRPAAEADPPSQTPAGKATPVTQQPASQEPAQADAQPSWRKQRTKPRQGDTSGTPAASAASTQPSASYSVSGTTSQSVTHAAAATTAFSATTATTVVGPPAKATGKSAPQVPVTADKPVSAAPVATLTASPQPPFTTPAHPGAADVQQSAVLLSSSPPSRAPAKAQQSAPSLSGTAPSTAAVTQPKGPTPGTWSPAAPPEPPQRGESSSASIRSRRDIPHSPTPPAPSPTAAASRPSAADHPAESQQARKPDAAPVPLPPQEATGAAPQTTPGLVGGRVSPTPTMPIPTPLSEPSANLLKAAGLTPSPQTAPGDTGSEKTPLQADTPQDIHQEMMSPVPPPPPPPTGGIIPPGRIETSPFPPPPPSLATEGRMAGLPPPMQLPEWEEGKEDYVRESVTKRIKAFEKQASKEEDDLPLTERLLPPARPVAPWVKKTSTGAVQHDTYWDMTSPEEPSGGAPMPAPPPAQAPAPAPAPAPAPAPAPAPAPSPAPPPPPQTAHAHTQVKKVERTMSPSRPTQSKATTSTAPHSPSTVRFAPTPTKTHQQPHQAQHQPFQHPISGVARGSPTGRPRTVPPRQRSVSTGDYLANYIIPDSDILKMPAEGTTGVVSEPVSQPSPVKVEEPLFDPWCDPKNPRTITFQDVSAAAFKIKSGIMNTPCTRSHLSNITDMEIFFKKEFNQCTGSFKERGARYTLLMLSEEQQKKGVIAASAGNHALALSYHGQDLGVPVTVVMPLVAPIMKVQACRQHGANVIVRGKDIGECREYALRLSKEQDLLYINGYDHPQIIAGQGTMGLEIVEQVPNIDAVVIPVGGGGLIAGVALAVKALYPHVKVIGVESEKCASFSGAMKAGKPIYVKAESTLADGLAVPRVGVNAFATAAPLVDKVVTVKEEWIAIAILRLVEGEKAVVEGAGATALAAILAGELQELKGKRVVIPLCGGNIDTTVLGRCLERGLAADGRLVKFTVTVSDRPGGIAELTRLLANLGVSIKDMVHERAWIRSDIFSVEVKVMAETRDYDHFLELKSALEQRYERLRFAMPNSIHDDTVSFP
- the LOC126999806 gene encoding proline-rich protein 36-like isoform X5; its protein translation is MEPTAWDIRKAAIQAAEKHLVSKPAWQLGARRVPKSPPTGQAAQMPATPPGPPQPQPPSRFPPVVSCRSSEVVTGAPKTETQQQQPQGAAPWSPPASECSSPPGASTPTGYQTSAPSSREGSPTPRKKVARRPAGQVSGGGMVEAGRGEAPQGTAMWRTRPEATSERVVPPWAEPDAQAPPPPSQLHHALSPPPQRRQMKPAAPTSSAVEATPSPTHFNRPAPGSSPVAGRRSLFRNNAPHRARSVDSIPRNPPWTEHKLRHTPRTESPLTKATSSTALEKNVEYIIPISTETRDAPELNGGCPAPGVDVLQQSSSTPVSASPAADGQPGPGSLPQEQSSPTPWRKNVAGRAGAANVTHTQQQQQPAPARPTASPVPDSARSATGGPAAPPTQQAPWRRPAAEADPPSQTPAGKATPVTQQPASQEPAQADAQPSWRKQRTKPRQGDTSGTPAASAASTQPSASYSVSGTTSQSVTHAAAATTAFSATTATTVVGPPAKATGKSAPQVPVTADKPVSAAPVATLTASPQPPFTTPAHPGAADVQQSAVLLSSSPPSRAPAKAQQSAPSLSGTAPSTAAVTQPKGPTPGTWSPAAPPEPPQRGESSSASIRSRRDIPHSPTPPAPSPTAAASRPSAADHPAESQQARKPDAAPVPLPPQEATGAAPQTTPGLVGGRVSPTPTMPIPTPLSEPSANLLKAAGLTPSPQTAPGDTGSEKTPLQADTPQDIHQEMMSPVPPPPPPPTGGIIPPGRIETSPFPPPPPSLATEGRMAGLPPPMQLPEWEEGKEDYVRESVTKRIKAFEKQASKEEDDLPLTERLLPPARPVAPWVKKTSTGAVQHDTYWDMTSPEEPSGGAPMPAPPPAQAPAPAPAPAPAPAPAPAPAPSPAPPPPPQTAHAHTQVKKVERTMSPSRPTQSKATTSTAPHSPSTVRFAPTPTKTHQQPHQAQHQPFQHPISGVARGSPTGRPRTVPPRQRSVSTGDYLANYIIPDSDILKMPAEGTTGVVSEPVSQPSPVKVEEPLFDPWCDPKNPRTITFQDVSAAAFKIKSGIMNTPCTRSHLSNITDMEIFFKKEFNQCTGSFKERGARYTLLMLSEEQQKKGVIAASAGNHALALSYHGQDLGVPVTVVMPLVAPIMKVQACRQHGANVIVRGKDIGECREYALRLSKEQDLLYINGYDHPQIIAGQGTMGLEIVEQVPNIDAVVIPVGGGGLIAGVALAVKALYPHVKVIGVESEKCASFSGAMKAGKPIYVKAESTLADGLAVPRVGVNAFATAAPLVDKVVTVKEEWIAIAILRLVEGEKAVVEGAGATALAAILAGELQELKGKRVVIPLCGGNIDTTVLGRCLERGLAADGRLVKFTVTVSDRPGEGGAFKKHDPRSYWGIAELTRLLANLGVSIKDMVHERAWIRSDIFSVEVKVLCETRDKDHSEELRSALQQRYKILRFGSQNPAGTLGQ
- the LOC126999806 gene encoding proline-rich protein 36-like isoform X1, translating into MEPTAWDIRKAAIQAAEKHLVSKPAWQLGARRVPKSPPTGQAAQMPATPPGPPQPQPPSRFPPVVSCRSSEVVTGAPKTETQQQQPQGAAPWSPPASECSSPPGASTPTGYQTSAPSSREGSPTPRKKVARRPAGQVSGGGMVEAGRGEAPQGTAMWRTRPEATSERVVPPWAEPDAQAPPPPSQLHHALSPPPQRRQMKPAAPTSSAVEATPSPTHFNRPAPGSSPVAGRRSLFRNNAPHRARSVDSIPRNPPWTEHKLRHTPRTESPLTKATSSTALEKNVEYIIPISTETRDAPELNGGCPAPGVDVLQQSSSTPVSASPAADGQPGPGSLPQEQSSPTPWRKNVAGRAGAANVTHTQQQQQPAPARPTASPVPDSARSATGGPAAPPTQQAPWRRPAAEADPPSQTPAGKATPVTQQPASQEPAQADAQPSWRKQRTKPRQGDTSGTPAASAASTQPSASYSVSGTTSQSVTHAAAATTAFSATTATTVVGPPAKATGKSAPQVPVTADKPVSAAPVATLTASPQPPFTTPAHPGAADVQQSAVLLSSSPPSRAPAKAQQSAPSLSGTAPSTAAVTQPKGPTPGTWSPAAPPEPPQRGESSSASIRSRRDIPHSPTPPAPSPTAAASRPSAADHPAESQQARKPDAAPVPLPPQEATGAAPQTTPGLVGGRVSPTPTMPIPTPLSEPSANLLKAAGLTPSPQTAPGDTGSEKTPLQADTPQDIHQEMMSPVPPPPPPPTGGIIPPGRIETSPFPPPPPSLATEGRMAGLPPPMQLPEWEEGKEDYVRESVTKRIKAFEKQASKEEDDLPLTERLLPPARPVAPWVKKTSTGAVQHDTYWDMTSPEEPSGGAPMPAPPPAQAPAPAPAPAPAPAPAPAPAPSPAPPPPPQTAHAHTQVKKVERTMSPSRPTQSKATTSTAPHSPSTVRFAPTPTKTHQQPHQAQHQPFQHPISGVARGSPTGRPRTVPPRQRSVSTGDYLANYIIPDSDILKMPAEGTTGVVSEPVSQPSPVKVEEPLFDPWCDPKNPRTITFQDVSAAAFKIKSGIMNTPCTRSHLSNITDMEIFFKKEFNQCTGSFKERGARYTLLMLSEEQQKKGVIAASAGNHALALSYHGQDLGVPVTVVMPLVAPIMKVQACRQHGANVIVRGKDIGECREYALRLSKEQDLLYINGYDHPQIIAGQGTMGLEIVEQVPNIDAVVIPVGGGGLIAGVALAVKALYPHVKVIGVESEKCASFSGAMKAGKPIYVKAESTLADGLAVPRVGVNAFATAAPLVDKVVTVKEEWIAIAILRLVEGEKAVVEGAGATALAAILAGELQELKGKRVVIPLCGGNIDTTVLGRCLERGLAADGRLVKFTVTVSDRPGEGGAFKKHDPRSYWGIAELTRLLANLGVSIKDMVHERAWIRSDIFSVEVKVLCETRDKDHSEELRSALQQRYKILRFGSQNPAGEGDGRDQGLRPLPGAEIGS
- the LOC126999806 gene encoding nascent polypeptide-associated complex subunit alpha, muscle-specific form-like isoform X4 — its product is MEPTAWDIRKAAIQAAEKHLVSKPAWQLGARRVPKSPPTGQAAQMPATPPGPPQPQPPSRFPPVTETQQQQPQGAAPWSPPASECSSPPGASTPTGYQTSAPSSREGSPTPRKKVARRPAGQVSGGGMVEAGRGEAPQGTAMWRTRPEATSERVVPPWAEPDAQAPPPPSQLHHALSPPPQRRQMKPAAPTSSAVEATPSPTHFNRPAPGSSPVAGRRSLFRNNAPHRARSVDSIPRNPPWTEHKLRHTPRTESPLTKATSSTALEKNVEYIIPISTETRDAPELNGGCPAPGVDVLQQSSSTPVSASPAADGQPGPGSLPQEQSSPTPWRKNVAGRAGAANVTHTQQQQQPAPARPTASPVPDSARSATGGPAAPPTQQAPWRRPAAEADPPSQTPAGKATPVTQQPASQEPAQADAQPSWRKQRTKPRQGDTSGTPAASAASTQPSASYSVSGTTSQSVTHAAAATTAFSATTATTVVGPPAKATGKSAPQVPVTADKPVSAAPVATLTASPQPPFTTPAHPGAADVQQSAVLLSSSPPSRAPAKAQQSAPSLSGTAPSTAAVTQPKGPTPGTWSPAAPPEPPQRGESSSASIRSRRDIPHSPTPPAPSPTAAASRPSAADHPAESQQARKPDAAPVPLPPQEATGAAPQTTPGLVGGRVSPTPTMPIPTPLSEPSANLLKAAGLTPSPQTAPGDTGSEKTPLQADTPQDIHQEMMSPVPPPPPPPTGGIIPPGRIETSPFPPPPPSLATEGRMAGLPPPMQLPEWEEGKEDYVRESVTKRIKAFEKQASKEEDDLPLTERLLPPARPVAPWVKKTSTGAVQHDTYWDMTSPEEPSGGAPMPAPPPAQAPAPAPAPAPAPAPAPAPAPSPAPPPPPQTAHAHTQVKKVERTMSPSRPTQSKATTSTAPHSPSTVRFAPTPTKTHQQPHQAQHQPFQHPISGVARGSPTGRPRTVPPRQRSVSTGDYLANYIIPDSDILKMPAEGTTGVVSEPVSQPSPVKVEEPLFDPWCDPKNPRTITFQDVSAAAFKIKSGIMNTPCTRSHLSNITDMEIFFKKEFNQCTGSFKERGARYTLLMLSEEQQKKGVIAASAGNHALALSYHGQDLGVPVTVVMPLVAPIMKVQACRQHGANVIVRGKDIGECREYALRLSKEQDLLYINGYDHPQIIAGQGTMGLEIVEQVPNIDAVVIPVGGGGLIAGVALAVKALYPHVKVIGVESEKCASFSGAMKAGKPIYVKAESTLADGLAVPRVGVNAFATAAPLVDKVVTVKEEWIAIAILRLVEGEKAVVEGAGATALAAILAGELQELKGKRVVIPLCGGNIDTTVLGRCLERGLAADGRLVKFTVTVSDRPGEGGAFKKHDPRSYWGIAELTRLLANLGVSIKDMVHERAWIRSDIFSVEVKVLCETRDKDHSEELRSALQQRYKILRFGSQNPAGEGDGRDQGLRPLPGAEIGS
- the LOC126999806 gene encoding proline-rich protein 36-like isoform X3, with product MEPTAWDIRKAAIQAAEKHLVSKPAWQLGARRVPKSPPTGQAAQMPATPPGPPQPQPPSRFPPVVSCRSSEVVTGAPKTETQQQQPQGAAPWSPPASECSSPPGASTPTGYQTSAPSSREGSPTPRKKVARRPAGQVSGGGMVEAGRGEAPQGTAMWRTRPEATSERVVPPWAEPDAQAPPPPSQLHHALSPPPQRRQMKPAAPTSSAVEATPSPTHFNRPAPGSSPVAGRRSLFRNNAPHRARSVDSIPRNPPWTEHKLRHTPRTESPLTKATSSTALEKNVEYIIPISTETRDAPELNGGCPAPGVDVLQQSSSTPVSASPAADGQPGPGSLPQEQSSPTPWRKNVAGRAGAANVTHTQQQQQPAPARPTASPVPDSARSATGGPAAPPTQQAPWRRPAAEADPPSQTPAGKATPVTQQPASQEPAQADAQPSWRKQRTKPRQGDTSGTPAASAASTQPSASYSVSGTTSQSVTHAAAATTAFSATTATTVVGPPAKATGKSAPQVPVTADKPVSAAPVATLTASPQPPFTTPAHPGAADVQQSAVLLSSSPPSRAPAKAQQSAPSLSGTAPSTAAVTQPKGPTPGTWSPAAPPEPPQRGESSSASIRSRRDIPHSPTPPAPSPTAAASRPSAADHPAESQQARKPDAAPVPLPPQEATGAAPQTTPGLVGGRVSPTPTMPIPTPLSEPSANLLKAAGLTPSPQTAPGDTGSEKTPLQADTPQDIHQEMMSPVPPPPPPPTGGIIPPGRIETSPFPPPPPSLATEGRMAGLPPPMQLPEWEEGKEDYVRESVTKRIKAFEKQASKEEDDLPLTERLLPPARPVAPWVKKTSTGAVQHDTYWDMTSPEEPSGGAPMPAPPPAQAPAPAPAPAPAPAPAPAPAPSPAPPPPPQTAHAHTQVKKVERTMSPSRPTQSKATTSTAPHSPSTVRFAPTPTKTHQQPHQAQHQPFQHPISGVARGSPTGRPRTVPPRQRSVSTGDYLANYIIPDSDILKMPAEGTTGVVSEPVSQPSPVKVEEPLFDPWCDPKNPRTITFQDVSAAAFKIKSGIMNTPCTRSHLSNITDMEIFFKKEFNQCTGSFKERGARYTLLMLSEEQQKKGVIAASAGNHALALSYHGQDLGVPVTVVMPLVAPIMKVQACRQHGANVIVRGKDIGECREYALRLSKEQDLLYINGYDHPQIIAGQGTMGLEIVEQVPNIDAVVIPVGGGGLIAGVALAVKALYPHVKVIGVESEKCASFSGAMKAGKPIYVKAESTLADGLAVPRVGVNAFATAAPLVDKVVTVKEEWIAIAILRLVEGEKAVVEGAGATALAAILAGELQELKGKRVVIPLCGGNIDTTVLGRCLERGLAADGRLVKFTVTVSDRPGGIAELTRLLANLGVSIKDMVHERAWIRSDIFSVEVKVLCETRDKDHSEELRSALQQRYKILRFGSQNPAGEGDGRDQGLRPLPGAEIGS
- the LOC126999806 gene encoding proline-rich protein 36-like isoform X2 — translated: MEPTAWDIRKAAIQAAEKHLVSKPAWQLGARRVPKSPPTGQAAQMPATPPGPPQPQPPSRFPPVVSCRSSEVVTGAPKTETQQQQPQGAAPWSPPASECSSPPGASTPTGYQTSAPSSREGSPTPRKKVARRPAGQVSGGGMVEAGRGEAPQGTAMWRTRPEATSERVVPPWAEPDAQAPPPPSQLHHALSPPPQRRQMKPAAPTSSAVEATPSPTHFNRPAPGSSPVAGRRSLFRNNAPHRARSVDSIPRNPPWTEHKLRHTPRTESPLTKATSSTALEKNVEYIIPISTETRDAPELNGGCPAPGVDVLQQSSSTPVSASPAADGQPGPGSLPQEQSSPTPWRKNVAGRAGAANVTHTQQQQQPAPARPTASPVPDSARSATGGPAAPPTQQAPWRRPAAEADPPSQTPAGKATPVTQQPASQEPAQADAQPSWRKQRTKPRQGDTSGTPAASAASTQPSASYSVSGTTSQSVTHAAAATTAFSATTATTVVGPPAKATGKSAPQVPVTADKPVSAAPVATLTASPQPPFTTPAHPGAADVQQSAVLLSSSPPSRAPAKAQQSAPSLSGTAPSTAAVTQPKGPTPGTWSPAAPPEPPQRGESSSASIRSRRDIPHSPTPPAPSPTAAASRPSAADHPAESQQARKPDAAPVPLPPQEATGAAPQTTPGLVGGRVSPTPTMPIPTPLSEPSANLLKAAGLTPSPQTAPGDTGSEKTPLQADTPQDIHQEMMSPVPPPPPPPTGGIIPPGRIETSPFPPPPPSLATEGRMAGLPPPMQLPEWEEGKEDYVRESVTKRIKAFEKQASKEEDDLPLTERLLPPARPVAPWVKKTSTGAVQHDTYWDMTSPEEPSGGAPMPAPPPAQAPAPAPAPAPAPAPAPAPAPSPAPPPPPQTAHAHTQVKKVERTMSPSRPTQSKATTSTAPHSPSTVRFAPTPTKTHQQPHQAQHQPFQHPISGVARGSPTGRPRTVPPRQRSVSTGDYLANYIIPDSDILKMPAEGTTGVVSEPVSQPSPVKVEEPLFDPWCDPKNPRTITFQDVSAAAFKIKSGIMNTPCTRSHLSNITDMEIFFKKEFNQCTGSFKERGARYTLLMLSEEQQKKGVIAASAGNHALALSYHGQDLGVPVTVVMPLVAPIMKVQACRQHGANVIVRGKDIGECREYALRLSKEQDLLYINGYDHPQIIAGQGTMGLEIVEQVPNIDAVVIPVGGGGLIAGVALAVKALYPHVKVIGVESEKCASFSGAMKAGKPIYVKAESTLADGLAVPRVGVNAFATAAPLVDKVVTVKEEWIAIAILRLVEGEKAVVEGAGATALAAILAGELQELKGKRVVIPLCGGNIDTTVLGRCLERGLAADGRLVKFTVTVSDRPGEGGAFKKHDPRSYWGIAELTRLLANLGVSIKDMVHERAWIRSDIFSVEVKVMAETRDYDHFLELKSALEQRYERLRFAMPNSIHDDTVSFP